A single genomic interval of Eptesicus fuscus isolate TK198812 chromosome 10, DD_ASM_mEF_20220401, whole genome shotgun sequence harbors:
- the GPR63 gene encoding probable G-protein coupled receptor 63, with protein sequence MVFSAGLTASQTGATNTTYVVYENTPVNMTAPPPVQHPGIGPLLRYSFDTLAPTGTSSLTVNSTALPPTPAAYQTGLHLPLQIILSAIMIFILFVSFLGNLVVCLMVYQKAAMRSAINILLASLAFADMLLAVLNMPFALVTILTTRWIFGKFFCRVSAMFFWLFAIEGVAILLIISIDRFLIIVQRQDKLNPYRAKVLIAVSWAASFCIAFPLAVGSPDLQVPSRAPQCVFGYTTSPGYQAYVILISLISFFIPFLAILYSFMGILNTLRHNALRIHSYPEGICLSQASKLGLMSLQRPFQMSIDMGFKTRAFTTILILFAVFIVCWAPFTTYSLVATFNKHFYYQHSFFEISTWLLWLCYLKSALNPLIYYWRIKKFHEACLDMMPKSFKFLPQLPRHTKRRIRPSAVYVCGEHRTVV encoded by the coding sequence ATGGTCTTCTCCGCAGGGCTGACTGCGTCCCAGACTGGGGCAACCAACACGACGTACGTAGTCTATGAAAACACGCCCGTGAACATGACGGCCCCGCCACCAGTCCAGCATCCTGGCATTGGGCCGCTGCTTAGGTACAGTTTTGACACCCTGGCTCCCACGGGGACGAGTTCCTTGACCGTGAATAGCACAGCTCTACCCCCAACACCAGCAGCGTATCAGACTGGCCTACACCTGCCTCTGCAAATCATCCTTTCTGCTATCATGATATTTATTCTGTTTGTGTCTTTTCTCGGGAACCTGGTGGTGTGCCTCATGGTTTACCAAAAGGCCGCCATGCGGTCTGCCATTAACAtcctcctggccagcctggcGTTCGCAGACATGTTGCTTGCAGTGCTGAACATGCCCTTTGCCTTGGTAACTATTCTCACCACCAGATGGATTTTTGGGAAATTCTTCTGTAGGGTGTCTGCCATGTTCTTCTGGCTGTTTGCGATCGAGGGGGTCGCCATCCTGCTCATCATTAGCATCGATAGGTTCCTCATTATAGTCCAGCGGCAGGACAAGCTAAACCCCTACAGGGCTAAGGTTCTGATCGCAGTTTCTTGGGCTGCTTCCTTTTGTATAGCTTTCCCTTTGGCTGTAGGCAGCCCTGACCTGCAGGTACCTTCCCGAGCCCCCCAGTGCGTGTTTGGGTACACAACCAGCCCAGGTTACCAGGCTTACGTGATtctgatttctcttatttctttcttcataCCCTTCCTGGCGATACTGTATTCGTTTATGGGTATACTCAACACGCTTCGGCACAATGCCTTGAGGATCCACAGCTACCCTGAGGGTATATGCCTCAGCCAGGCCAGCAAACTGGGTCTCATGAGCCTGCAGAGACCCTTCCAGATGAGCATCGACATGGGCTTTAAAACACGTGCCTTCACCACCATCTTGATCCTCTTTGCTGTCTTCATCGTCTGCTGGGCCCCGTTCACCACGTACAGCCTTGTGGCCACGTTCAATAAGCACTTTTACTATCAGCACAGCTTTTTTGAGATTAGCacctggctgctttggctctgCTACCTCAAGTCTGCATTGAACCCCCTGATTTACTACTGGAGGATTAAGAAGTTCCACGAGGCCTGCCTGGACATGATGCCCAAGTCCTTCAAGTTTTTGCCGCAGCTCCCTCGTCACACAAAGCGACGGATACGCCCCAGTGCTGTCTACGTGTGTGGGGAACATCGGACGGTGGTGTGA